Part of the Microbulbifer salipaludis genome is shown below.
ACATTCCCATCGGACGCGAACCCATGATTATGATGTTGCCCTTTCTCACGGCACTCATTTCCGCCTGGTTTACCTGGCGGGGTCATCGCAGTACCGCCATCTTCTGGTGGGCGGTCACCGCGGCTATTTATGTGGCCTGGTGTTGCTACCACATGACCTCCCCGCTAAAGATTTCCCTGTAATACACACCGTAAGCCCGCCCCAAGCCCGGGCCGAGGAAGCTGCGTAGTGATTCACTTTGTTTTCGGCGTGCGCCGCTGGACCGATTGCCTGAACGCCCTGGCGCTGCTCGGTGTCAGTGGCGTGCTG
Proteins encoded:
- a CDS encoding DUF5993 family protein, with product MIMMLPFLTALISAWFTWRGHRSTAIFWWAVTAAIYVAWCCYHMTSPLKISL